Proteins co-encoded in one Sulfurimonas sp. HSL1-2 genomic window:
- a CDS encoding phosphatase PAP2 family protein codes for MKYTYSRTVIPILFAIFLFSGCATKSGNWGSDATLLPGWKAVGHAAAEAALDPLTWAPLGAALCFQIENFDRRVSDWAVDQNPVFGSMENASDVSDTLKEASKINYYVTGITVPTQEGWRGLGDRALGLGVGWVAMTSTAKMTDWMKAGFARERPDKSDKRSLPSGHTSGASVAATLAAQNIEHMPIPRGLQLAWMGASYGVAGLTGWARVEAGVHYPSDVLAGFALGHFLGRFFNDAFITPAYQDKVAVSVDAFSRRDLALSLHYRW; via the coding sequence ATGAAATACACGTATTCCCGCACTGTCATTCCAATATTATTTGCCATTTTTTTATTCTCCGGCTGTGCCACGAAGTCGGGAAACTGGGGAAGTGATGCCACGCTGCTGCCGGGATGGAAGGCCGTCGGCCATGCTGCCGCGGAGGCGGCACTCGACCCCCTTACATGGGCGCCGCTGGGAGCCGCACTCTGCTTTCAGATTGAAAATTTCGACCGGCGGGTCTCCGACTGGGCCGTCGATCAGAACCCGGTCTTCGGCAGCATGGAGAATGCTTCGGATGTCAGCGACACCCTGAAAGAGGCTTCCAAGATCAACTACTACGTGACCGGCATCACCGTTCCGACGCAGGAGGGGTGGCGCGGTCTCGGGGACAGGGCCCTCGGACTGGGAGTCGGATGGGTTGCGATGACATCCACGGCGAAAATGACGGACTGGATGAAAGCCGGTTTCGCCCGGGAGCGGCCCGATAAAAGCGATAAGCGGAGTCTCCCTTCCGGGCACACCTCGGGGGCATCCGTAGCGGCGACGCTCGCCGCCCAGAATATTGAACATATGCCGATTCCAAGAGGCCTGCAACTGGCATGGATGGGGGCCTCATACGGTGTCGCAGGTCTGACGGGATGGGCACGGGTGGAAGCAGGTGTGCACTACCCTTCCGATGTCCTGGCCGGCTTTGCCCTGGGGCACTTTTTAGGGCGTTTCTTTAACGATGCGTTTATCACGCCCGCCTACCAGGACAAGGTCGCCGTCAGTGTCGATGCGTTCTCCCGCCGCGACCTGGCGCTCTCACTGCACTACCGCTGGTAG
- a CDS encoding DEAD/DEAH box helicase translates to MPFNGLGLIGAIERALRENGYVEPTPVQQRVIPLVLEGRDVMARAQTGSGKSAGFVLPLLQLWSQRKGEGKSKIKALVLTPTRELTLQVAQAFETFGVFLPKPPKVVSIIGGERIGDQLYAVQQGCDIVVATSGRLIDVLSKKQMNLSHLEFLVLDEADKMLDLGFAEELDLILPQLPEKRQNLLFSATYPPKMQTIASRITQEAVEVAFASEAPTVQSIEQRVIEVEREKRGPLLRHLLEREPWEQVLVFMANKRAADNIAAKFRKYGFSAESFHGDLTQEERSATLEDFKQKQFRILFATDLVGRGLHVEDIDCVVNFDLPRSPADYIHRIGRTGRAGKSGTAISFIDYETQAHFKVIEKRAKIRLQRERVEGFELTGEAPVKTKGPAPVKGKKKSKKDRLREQARKEAEGR, encoded by the coding sequence ATGCCGTTTAACGGACTCGGACTTATCGGCGCGATTGAACGCGCATTGCGGGAGAACGGCTACGTCGAACCGACGCCCGTACAGCAGCGGGTGATCCCGCTGGTACTCGAAGGCAGGGACGTTATGGCACGGGCGCAGACGGGCAGCGGCAAAAGCGCCGGCTTCGTGCTGCCGCTGCTGCAGCTCTGGTCGCAGCGCAAAGGGGAGGGCAAGTCGAAGATTAAGGCCCTGGTGCTGACCCCGACGCGGGAGTTGACGCTGCAGGTGGCGCAGGCGTTCGAGACCTTTGGCGTTTTCCTGCCGAAGCCGCCCAAGGTCGTCAGCATTATCGGCGGCGAGCGTATCGGCGACCAGCTCTACGCCGTACAGCAGGGGTGCGATATCGTCGTGGCGACCTCCGGACGGCTCATCGATGTACTAAGCAAGAAGCAGATGAATCTCTCGCACCTGGAGTTCCTGGTCCTTGATGAGGCGGACAAGATGCTCGACCTCGGCTTTGCCGAAGAGCTGGATCTTATTCTTCCGCAGCTTCCTGAAAAACGGCAGAACCTTCTTTTTTCCGCGACCTACCCGCCGAAGATGCAGACCATCGCATCGCGCATTACGCAGGAGGCCGTGGAAGTTGCCTTTGCGTCGGAAGCACCGACGGTTCAGAGTATTGAGCAGCGGGTCATCGAGGTGGAGCGCGAGAAGCGCGGGCCGCTGCTGCGACACCTGCTGGAGCGCGAACCGTGGGAGCAGGTCCTGGTCTTCATGGCCAACAAGCGCGCGGCGGACAATATCGCCGCGAAGTTCCGCAAGTACGGCTTTTCGGCGGAGTCGTTCCACGGCGATCTCACGCAGGAGGAACGCAGCGCGACGCTGGAGGATTTCAAGCAAAAGCAGTTCCGCATCCTCTTCGCCACCGATCTCGTCGGGCGGGGACTGCATGTCGAGGATATAGACTGTGTCGTCAACTTCGACCTCCCGCGCTCCCCGGCGGATTACATCCACCGCATCGGACGGACAGGGCGCGCCGGAAAGTCGGGCACGGCCATTTCATTCATCGACTATGAGACGCAGGCGCATTTCAAGGTCATCGAAAAACGCGCGAAGATCCGGCTGCAGCGCGAGCGGGTCGAAGGCTTCGAACTGACCGGAGAAGCCCCGGTTAAAACAAAAGGCCCGGCACCGGTAAAGGGAAAGAAAAAAAGCAAGAAAGACCGTCTGCGCGAACAGGCCCGCAAAGAGGCCGAAGGGCGCTAG
- a CDS encoding DUF4145 domain-containing protein — translation MAQTVQKQDTMKQSLWEKIRRKRSNKKSFWINEELLVLDNTTVPHPHADMPETCINLYNEARTIVRRSPKSAAALLRLVTYALMRELGETGIHIDRDIHSLVKRGLPRRIQKALEYCRITGENGIPPGEIDLHVTPDMPLIMFAVINFIVEEQITRARRIEKAYNNLPVWDVEERTE, via the coding sequence GTGGCACAAACGGTGCAGAAACAGGACACGATGAAACAGTCACTCTGGGAGAAGATACGCCGAAAGAGGTCCAACAAAAAATCCTTTTGGATCAACGAAGAGCTGCTCGTCCTTGACAACACTACCGTCCCCCATCCCCATGCGGACATGCCTGAGACATGCATCAACCTGTACAATGAAGCCCGTACCATCGTCAGGCGCTCTCCGAAATCCGCTGCAGCACTGCTGCGGCTGGTCACGTACGCACTTATGAGGGAACTCGGCGAAACGGGTATCCACATCGACAGGGACATCCACTCGCTGGTGAAGCGGGGGTTGCCCAGGCGGATTCAGAAGGCGCTGGAGTACTGCCGGATAACGGGGGAGAACGGCATCCCCCCCGGTGAAATCGACCTGCATGTCACACCCGATATGCCGCTGATCATGTTTGCCGTCATCAATTTTATCGTCGAAGAACAGATCACCCGGGCCAGGAGGATTGAAAAGGCCTACAACAATCTGCCGGTTTGGGACGTCGAAGAACGCACAGAGTAA
- a CDS encoding DUF4395 domain-containing protein has translation MNLQSFLWDYGEKVPGYDVRVVNEREARAAAGILGTMGTIIIFVGIGFNHIMAARIYLAFLFIDFTLRMISPKYVPSLLLGKFIVQNQKPEYVGGLQKRFAWTLGWLISLPMVWWFVINWDITFYKVLICVLCASLMFLESAFSICVGCMIYKLLTRLDPVHCPGGTCELRIKEPIQMFNPVQKVIAALTIVGFLIGTYAFLAYEEPKTFFGEFLHEAVLTDAQLIKEKEEAYQRELEKEFGDSDEDF, from the coding sequence TTGAACCTGCAGAGTTTTTTATGGGATTACGGAGAAAAAGTACCCGGGTACGACGTCAGGGTCGTCAATGAAAGAGAGGCTAGAGCCGCAGCGGGCATCCTCGGAACGATGGGAACCATCATCATCTTTGTCGGGATAGGCTTCAACCACATCATGGCAGCGAGAATCTATCTGGCCTTTTTATTTATCGACTTTACGCTGAGAATGATCAGTCCGAAATATGTCCCTTCCCTGCTGCTGGGCAAGTTTATCGTTCAAAACCAGAAGCCGGAATACGTCGGCGGACTGCAGAAACGCTTTGCCTGGACGCTGGGATGGCTGATCTCCCTGCCGATGGTCTGGTGGTTCGTCATCAACTGGGACATTACATTTTACAAAGTATTGATCTGTGTCCTCTGTGCCTCACTGATGTTCCTTGAGAGCGCCTTCTCCATCTGTGTAGGGTGTATGATCTACAAACTGCTCACGCGGCTAGACCCTGTCCACTGCCCGGGCGGCACCTGCGAGCTTCGTATCAAAGAGCCCATCCAGATGTTCAATCCGGTTCAAAAAGTAATTGCGGCCCTGACCATTGTCGGTTTCCTGATAGGCACGTACGCCTTTTTGGCATACGAGGAACCCAAAACCTTCTTCGGCGAATTTCTTCATGAAGCCGTTTTAACGGATGCGCAGTTGATCAAAGAGAAAGAAGAAGCCTACCAGCGAGAGCTGGAAAAAGAGTTCGGAGACAGTGACGAGGATTTCTAG
- the pyrF gene encoding orotidine-5'-phosphate decarboxylase — translation MELCVALDLPSMEENLALVEKIKAYPVWLKVGLRAYIRDGEPFLKALKTINPDAKIFLDLKLYDIPNTMADAAESIMGLGVDMFNVHASAGKRAMKTVMERLSTYEKRPLVLAVTALTSFSEEEFGDVYNAGIAATADKFAQDAHEAGLDGVVCSVFESASIKSMTSSDFITLTPGIRPFGEDAGDQQRVATIEAAEAEKVDFIVVGRPIYKAEDPAAVIEKILERL, via the coding sequence ATGGAACTCTGCGTCGCGCTCGACCTGCCGAGCATGGAAGAAAACCTGGCACTGGTGGAGAAGATCAAGGCCTACCCTGTCTGGCTCAAAGTCGGACTGCGCGCGTATATCCGCGACGGCGAACCCTTTCTCAAAGCGCTCAAAACGATCAATCCTGACGCGAAGATCTTCCTCGACCTCAAGCTCTACGACATCCCCAACACCATGGCCGACGCGGCCGAATCCATCATGGGCCTGGGCGTCGACATGTTCAACGTCCACGCCAGTGCGGGCAAACGCGCGATGAAGACGGTCATGGAGCGCCTCTCGACCTATGAGAAACGCCCGCTCGTCCTGGCCGTCACGGCGCTCACCTCCTTCAGCGAAGAGGAGTTCGGCGACGTCTACAATGCGGGCATCGCCGCAACGGCGGACAAGTTCGCGCAGGACGCGCACGAAGCGGGCCTGGACGGCGTCGTCTGCAGCGTCTTTGAAAGCGCCTCCATCAAAAGTATGACGAGCAGTGACTTCATCACCCTCACCCCGGGTATCCGCCCCTTCGGCGAAGATGCGGGTGACCAGCAGCGCGTCGCGACGATCGAAGCGGCCGAGGCGGAGAAGGTCGACTTCATCGTCGTCGGCCGCCCCATTTACAAGGCCGAAGACCCCGCCGCCGTCATCGAAAAGATCCTTGAACGTCTTTAG
- a CDS encoding papain-like cysteine protease family protein has protein sequence MQRESVNGLFVPTDGSAAAERYSGHFLKVSYVQLIQGRSVYSKDRIDVEADGSFRFFIPLKELLADEMVQIELYAPDGELMGKKSYSYGSLHAAFIDESAPDVTSAMEIAIDPKVIDFQTSEAEALTHRRVRGKLLDISGERSAAGLQVLLMVSNDPDAAYDSASYQPLLAAVTDKEGYFLGKVENLSWQQAYGVVAGLESQPIPIALDSEKKLPHEIILVSDLTGLPEKLAELEPYPSLPDGDTLAGSGSYSQDLGGKCVDFTVPNRTLEEFSYYHTVRTTEPEIRGLTVTSSETRKLRDELLAISDGAFTLLGRVSSSFSSLSVMDYSVEEEEPAEQTEPAAALRMVSTAGSTAAAASNYSFATPVYKLKLAAGPKMLAFKSSDLIQNIGFDFSNLLKMLAEQERRRKKLEALHRKVAAAYCGKHGAEVAQEYCDSLEAEDTLNRNTVRALLGHLREYAAFVKPNTKLAKQFETFGTELDTLVSAPYADAEAIALTEKKGEKLIAAVDKGTEESQDQEELLGYLRRVITELARAREGSANNFEPCPPAEQKETMGIRCLMQEFEKTKEVLRNKTIFTLGEILMIRANYDTFLNSIVAFMALLEEFHAFYASGGKTAFALSLEDDYFVEHYASVKHTLQNLKQQIYRAISRIEAIERAYITNHPGRRELTVETSIDWDDTPTIYENTTIAHGHILHFKQKWKADGYSLGDLLYSLPLAPCQEKQIAIIDWDREERAARSEAQTVTEALQANLSRDRDISEIINSSLTENIYASSTNRTGSTSAGIGGGIGGFFGGIAGGIFGGVSHSGASSKSTSHQSSARNLSSGALNRLQDNLAQSASAVRGQRSTVVQTIGQNETVSAQTEVIKNNNHCHAMTVEYFEVLKHYAIEQELVDVQECLFVPLPMGHFDHQKILRWKNTLRRAVYGTTLRRGFDAIERIENHYANSDFPSGAYADETIRDFTGHFSLSFELKRPYIKDIEEATTTEYIDLADFFPWHIGHLVIPYREVPLTEAEKDALFEADYAPDIVRSFIDTLEIAAIAEDGSEIPLDLDYTLLSTYRKGAPLQINIASKTVPGITRRKIAHLRFRAKTAVKASSKILLRSAYLHYRTDHLSAYILNNSRINNDIITTREIQWSDFSIRTVTDAALLYTPMTDREERDPRREDREAAQQLVQFLNEHLEMSHKAIWTGMDSARLFGLLDGYVAPNTNGKSVASVVENRVIGVVGNNLVLKVIPGERLDPVFKSIDDLMEYYRPTTKPDPFRISVPTKGVYAESVMGRCNSCEEIDDSRHWRFEDAPCGTTPTAISPLSTESRRSDTGNLQVKDLPTNIVAMQTAPAAPDPTGLTAAYNLLGKSDIFKDMTGLAGTQANALQALQTTSKSVTDLAGMASDIVKQQAMKKDIDKTLKTIKKAEDGKQISGDQANKLSYSALSSMVGEPTKSEKLTQENDVQNAIKKAADAKKDITINRGSESVAISTPQTGGSTESSYDYTVPGLVPTVAQPSSMTCWATVATMMLSWKNNQSFTIQEAMDRAGSTYRTMFDNNQGLPAAEHEAFAAACGMKGEPPMSYTPNGIRSLLENYGPLIAVADEAPGDKWAIHARVIRGIYGDGSVDNTFLRINDPAGGKQYSESFRTFANKFEEVADSPRLQIMHY, from the coding sequence ATGCAACGGGAAAGTGTCAACGGTTTATTCGTCCCCACCGACGGAAGTGCCGCCGCAGAGCGCTACAGCGGCCATTTCTTGAAAGTCAGCTACGTCCAGCTCATCCAGGGTCGTTCCGTCTACAGCAAAGACCGGATCGATGTGGAGGCGGACGGCAGTTTTCGATTCTTCATCCCCCTTAAAGAGCTGCTCGCCGATGAGATGGTTCAAATTGAACTCTATGCCCCCGACGGGGAGCTGATGGGCAAAAAATCCTACAGTTACGGCAGTCTGCATGCCGCATTCATCGATGAGAGCGCCCCGGACGTAACAAGCGCGATGGAGATCGCCATCGATCCCAAAGTGATCGATTTCCAAACCTCCGAAGCCGAAGCCCTCACCCACCGAAGGGTCCGCGGCAAACTGCTCGATATCTCCGGTGAACGCAGTGCGGCAGGCCTGCAGGTTCTCCTGATGGTCAGTAACGATCCGGATGCAGCCTATGACAGTGCAAGCTATCAACCGCTTCTTGCGGCTGTCACCGACAAAGAGGGGTATTTCCTGGGCAAAGTCGAGAACCTGAGCTGGCAGCAGGCCTACGGGGTCGTCGCCGGACTTGAGAGTCAACCCATCCCCATTGCCCTGGACAGTGAAAAGAAACTCCCTCATGAGATCATTCTTGTCTCCGACCTGACGGGACTGCCGGAGAAGCTCGCCGAACTCGAACCCTACCCCTCCCTGCCCGACGGCGACACCCTGGCCGGCTCCGGCTCCTACTCCCAGGACCTCGGCGGGAAATGTGTCGACTTTACGGTACCGAACCGCACCCTCGAAGAGTTCAGCTACTACCACACGGTCCGTACCACGGAACCCGAGATTCGGGGCCTGACGGTCACCTCCTCCGAAACCAGGAAGCTGCGGGACGAACTCCTCGCGATCTCCGACGGGGCCTTCACGCTTCTGGGAAGGGTCAGCAGCTCCTTTTCAAGCCTTTCGGTGATGGACTACAGCGTCGAAGAGGAGGAACCGGCCGAGCAGACCGAACCCGCTGCAGCCCTGCGCATGGTCTCAACGGCCGGCAGTACCGCCGCCGCCGCGTCGAATTACAGCTTTGCGACCCCGGTCTACAAACTGAAGCTCGCAGCCGGTCCCAAGATGCTCGCCTTCAAAAGCAGCGACCTGATACAGAACATCGGTTTTGACTTCAGCAACCTGCTCAAAATGCTCGCGGAACAGGAGCGGCGGCGTAAAAAACTCGAAGCGCTTCACCGCAAAGTCGCCGCAGCCTACTGCGGCAAACACGGTGCGGAAGTGGCCCAGGAGTACTGCGACTCCCTGGAGGCGGAAGATACGCTGAACCGCAACACCGTCCGGGCGCTTCTGGGGCATCTGCGTGAGTACGCCGCTTTCGTCAAGCCCAACACCAAGCTGGCGAAACAGTTCGAGACCTTCGGTACCGAACTCGATACCCTCGTGTCGGCCCCCTATGCCGATGCGGAAGCCATCGCCCTGACGGAGAAAAAGGGGGAAAAACTTATTGCCGCCGTCGACAAGGGCACCGAGGAGTCCCAGGACCAGGAGGAGCTGCTGGGCTACCTGCGCCGGGTCATCACCGAACTCGCCCGTGCGCGCGAAGGCAGCGCGAACAACTTCGAGCCCTGCCCCCCGGCCGAGCAGAAAGAAACCATGGGGATCCGCTGCCTGATGCAGGAGTTTGAGAAGACCAAAGAGGTACTGCGCAACAAGACGATCTTCACCCTCGGCGAGATCCTGATGATCCGTGCCAACTACGACACCTTCCTCAACAGCATCGTCGCCTTCATGGCGCTGCTCGAAGAGTTCCACGCCTTCTACGCATCGGGCGGGAAAACGGCGTTTGCCCTCTCGCTCGAAGACGATTATTTCGTCGAGCATTATGCCAGCGTCAAACACACCCTACAGAACCTCAAACAGCAGATCTACCGCGCCATCAGCCGGATCGAGGCTATCGAGCGCGCCTACATCACCAACCACCCGGGGCGCCGTGAACTGACGGTCGAAACGAGCATCGACTGGGACGACACACCGACCATCTACGAGAATACGACGATTGCCCACGGCCATATCCTCCATTTCAAACAGAAATGGAAAGCCGACGGCTATTCGCTGGGCGACCTGCTCTACAGTCTTCCCCTCGCTCCCTGCCAGGAGAAGCAGATCGCCATTATCGACTGGGACCGCGAAGAGCGCGCCGCACGCTCGGAAGCGCAGACCGTCACCGAAGCACTGCAGGCGAACCTCTCCCGCGACCGTGACATCAGTGAGATCATCAACTCCTCCCTGACGGAGAACATCTACGCCAGCTCAACGAACCGCACCGGCTCCACCAGCGCCGGGATCGGCGGCGGGATCGGCGGTTTCTTCGGGGGAATCGCCGGCGGGATCTTCGGCGGCGTCTCCCACTCGGGCGCCTCATCCAAATCGACCTCCCACCAGAGTTCGGCCCGCAACCTCTCCTCGGGCGCATTGAACCGCCTGCAGGACAACCTCGCCCAGTCCGCCTCTGCCGTGCGGGGGCAGCGCAGCACGGTCGTGCAGACCATAGGGCAGAATGAAACGGTCTCGGCCCAGACGGAAGTGATCAAGAACAACAACCACTGCCATGCCATGACCGTCGAGTACTTCGAAGTGCTCAAGCACTACGCCATCGAACAGGAACTCGTCGACGTACAGGAGTGCCTCTTCGTCCCGCTGCCGATGGGCCACTTCGACCACCAGAAGATCCTGCGCTGGAAAAATACCCTTCGCCGTGCTGTCTACGGCACGACGCTGCGCCGCGGCTTCGACGCCATCGAGCGGATCGAGAACCACTATGCCAACTCCGACTTCCCATCCGGGGCCTATGCCGACGAGACCATCCGGGATTTCACGGGCCACTTCAGCCTCTCGTTCGAGCTCAAGCGTCCCTACATCAAAGACATCGAAGAGGCCACCACGACCGAATACATCGACCTGGCGGACTTCTTCCCGTGGCACATCGGCCACCTGGTCATCCCCTACCGGGAAGTGCCGCTGACCGAGGCGGAAAAAGACGCGCTCTTTGAGGCCGATTACGCACCGGACATCGTCCGCTCCTTCATCGACACCCTCGAGATCGCCGCAATCGCCGAAGACGGCAGCGAAATCCCGCTCGACCTCGACTATACGCTGCTCTCCACCTATCGCAAGGGGGCGCCGCTGCAGATCAACATCGCCAGCAAAACCGTGCCGGGCATCACCCGGCGTAAGATCGCGCACCTGCGTTTCCGGGCCAAAACGGCGGTCAAAGCCTCCTCGAAGATTCTCCTTCGCTCGGCCTACCTGCATTACCGCACGGACCACCTCAGCGCCTATATCCTCAATAACAGCCGGATCAACAATGACATCATCACGACCCGTGAGATCCAGTGGTCGGACTTCAGTATCCGGACCGTCACGGACGCAGCCCTGCTCTATACGCCGATGACCGACCGTGAGGAGCGCGACCCCCGGCGCGAAGACCGCGAGGCGGCGCAGCAGCTCGTTCAATTCCTCAACGAACACCTGGAGATGTCCCACAAGGCGATCTGGACCGGGATGGATTCCGCCCGCCTCTTCGGCCTGCTCGACGGCTATGTCGCCCCCAACACGAACGGCAAGAGCGTCGCCAGCGTCGTCGAGAACCGGGTCATCGGCGTCGTCGGCAACAACCTGGTGCTCAAGGTCATCCCCGGCGAACGGCTCGACCCTGTTTTCAAAAGCATCGATGACCTGATGGAGTACTACCGGCCGACGACCAAACCCGATCCGTTCCGCATCAGCGTCCCAACCAAAGGGGTCTACGCCGAATCCGTCATGGGGCGCTGCAACAGCTGCGAAGAGATCGACGACAGCCGCCACTGGCGCTTCGAGGACGCCCCCTGCGGCACGACGCCGACGGCCATCTCTCCCCTCTCGACGGAGAGCCGCCGCAGCGATACAGGTAACCTGCAGGTCAAAGACCTTCCGACCAACATCGTCGCCATGCAGACCGCGCCTGCCGCTCCCGACCCGACGGGACTTACGGCTGCGTACAATCTGCTGGGCAAGAGCGATATCTTCAAGGATATGACGGGGCTCGCAGGCACCCAGGCCAACGCGCTTCAGGCCCTGCAGACGACCTCGAAAAGCGTGACGGATCTCGCCGGCATGGCCTCGGATATCGTCAAGCAGCAGGCAATGAAAAAAGATATCGACAAGACCCTCAAAACGATCAAAAAAGCCGAGGACGGCAAGCAGATCAGCGGGGATCAGGCGAACAAACTCTCCTACAGCGCGCTCAGCTCCATGGTGGGCGAACCGACGAAGAGCGAAAAACTGACCCAGGAAAACGATGTCCAGAACGCGATCAAAAAAGCGGCCGACGCCAAAAAAGACATCACGATCAACCGCGGCAGCGAATCGGTCGCCATCTCCACGCCGCAAACGGGTGGGAGCACAGAGAGCTCCTACGACTACACCGTTCCGGGCCTCGTTCCCACCGTTGCACAGCCCTCGTCCATGACCTGCTGGGCGACGGTCGCAACGATGATGCTCTCGTGGAAAAACAACCAGTCCTTTACCATTCAGGAGGCGATGGACCGCGCCGGCAGCACCTACCGGACGATGTTCGACAACAACCAGGGGCTCCCTGCCGCAGAGCATGAGGCCTTTGCAGCGGCCTGCGGTATGAAAGGGGAGCCGCCGATGAGCTATACGCCCAACGGTATCCGCTCCCTGCTGGAGAACTACGGGCCCCTCATCGCCGTCGCGGACGAGGCACCGGGCGACAAATGGGCCATCCATGCCCGGGTCATCCGCGGGATCTACGGCGACGGCAGCGTCGACAATACCTTCCTGCGCATCAACGACCCCGCCGGGGGCAAACAGTACAGCGAATCCTTCCGGACCTTCGCCAACAAGTTCGAAGAGGTCGCCGACAGCCCGCGGCTGCAGATCATGCACTACTAG
- a CDS encoding DUF21 domain-containing protein — translation MTSLALLNWLGIAFCITQSAMFSGLNLAFFSISKMRLRIDMSKGDAAAAKVYAMREDPNFLLTTILWGNVGINVLLTLLSNSVMAGVVAFVFSTIIITLFGEIIPQAYFSRNALRMASALAPLLRFYQFLLWPLAKPSAMMLDLWLGKEAVQFLRENEIEEMLKLHILERDSEITRTEGVGALNFLAMDDLKVSEEGEPIEPLSIIPLKFEGSIPQFPEITSSAKDPFLRRVHRPHKSWIILTDMRDNPRLVMDADGFINAALFEFDTFNPMEHCHRPTIITNMETTLDYILPGLQVDPEHIEDDVIDEDIILVWGTERRIITGADILGRLLRGIVAK, via the coding sequence ATGACATCTTTAGCACTTCTGAACTGGCTCGGTATCGCCTTCTGCATCACGCAGTCGGCGATGTTCTCCGGGCTCAACCTCGCTTTTTTCAGCATCAGCAAAATGCGGCTGCGCATCGATATGTCCAAAGGCGACGCGGCCGCGGCAAAGGTCTACGCCATGCGCGAGGACCCGAACTTCCTGCTGACGACGATTCTCTGGGGCAACGTCGGCATCAACGTTCTGCTGACCCTGCTTTCGAACTCCGTCATGGCCGGCGTAGTCGCCTTTGTTTTTTCGACCATCATCATCACCCTCTTCGGCGAGATCATCCCCCAGGCCTATTTCTCCCGCAACGCCCTTAGAATGGCCTCTGCCCTGGCACCGCTACTGCGTTTCTACCAGTTCCTGCTCTGGCCGCTGGCCAAACCCTCGGCCATGATGCTGGACCTCTGGCTGGGCAAGGAGGCGGTACAGTTCCTGCGCGAAAACGAGATCGAGGAGATGCTCAAACTCCACATCCTGGAGCGCGATTCGGAGATTACCCGGACCGAAGGGGTCGGCGCGCTGAACTTCCTGGCCATGGACGACCTCAAAGTGAGCGAAGAAGGCGAACCCATCGAGCCGCTGAGCATTATTCCATTGAAGTTCGAAGGCAGCATACCGCAGTTTCCGGAGATCACCTCCTCGGCCAAAGACCCTTTCCTGCGCCGGGTACACAGACCGCATAAGTCGTGGATCATCCTGACCGACATGCGGGACAATCCCCGCCTGGTCATGGACGCCGACGGCTTTATCAACGCCGCCCTTTTCGAGTTCGACACCTTCAACCCCATGGAGCACTGCCACCGCCCGACGATCATCACCAACATGGAGACGACCCTGGACTACATCCTGCCGGGCCTGCAGGTGGACCCGGAACATATTGAGGACGATGTCATCGACGAAGACATCATCCTCGTCTGGGGAACCGAACGCCGCATTATCACCGGGGCGGACATTCTCGGACGCCTGCTGCGGGGGATCGTGGCAAAGTAG